In Nitrosarchaeum koreense MY1, one genomic interval encodes:
- a CDS encoding DnaJ domain-containing protein, giving the protein MIQNVSAQIDDTEKKLQMELDVTDEQKIILFSGFAIAVIGLFIYLARDIILRKKTTYDDKEFDSKNDKTYEKYHSDWSDDYEEIGTRKNSKEDKEFRRLLQDPSLPDYYKILDVSHNATLEEIKKQYRIMAKKIHPDKNKEEKSDEAMVQINKAYEILSNEELRKKYDIHLNKD; this is encoded by the coding sequence ATGATTCAAAATGTATCTGCACAGATAGACGATACAGAGAAAAAATTGCAAATGGAATTAGATGTTACAGATGAGCAGAAAATTATTTTATTTTCAGGTTTTGCAATAGCAGTAATTGGGCTTTTCATATATCTTGCAAGAGACATAATCTTAAGAAAGAAGACCACATATGACGACAAAGAATTTGATTCAAAGAATGATAAAACATACGAGAAATATCATTCTGATTGGTCTGACGATTATGAAGAGATAGGAACCAGAAAAAACTCAAAGGAGGACAAAGAATTCAGAAGATTATTACAGGACCCATCATTGCCGGATTATTATAAAATATTAGATGTTTCACATAATGCAACACTTGAAGAGATAAAAAAACAATACAGGATAATGGCAAAAAAGATACATCCAGACAAAAACAAAGAAGAAAAATCAGATGAAGCAATGGTTCAAATCAATAAAGCATATGAGATATTATCAAACGAAGAATTACGAAAAAAATACGATATACATCTAAACAAAGATTAA
- a CDS encoding Lrp/AsnC family transcriptional regulator → MNLDKNDERILKNLLVDARLSARQLGLKLGMSTVTILSRIKKLEKEKVIKGYTALIDHEKLGYTLTAIIEIIAKKDKIIDIETELAKIENVCGVYDITGNTDTLVIAKFKSRNELSEFVKGIASIQNIENTITHVVLNTAKEDFRLA, encoded by the coding sequence TTGAATTTAGATAAAAACGATGAAAGAATTCTTAAAAATTTATTGGTTGACGCAAGATTATCTGCAAGACAACTTGGGTTAAAACTTGGAATGTCCACGGTCACAATATTATCTAGAATTAAAAAACTTGAAAAAGAAAAAGTGATCAAAGGATATACAGCATTAATAGACCATGAAAAATTAGGCTATACATTAACTGCAATAATTGAGATTATTGCAAAAAAAGACAAAATCATAGACATTGAAACGGAGCTAGCAAAGATAGAAAATGTCTGTGGAGTGTATGACATTACAGGGAATACAGATACCCTAGTTATTGCAAAATTCAAATCGCGTAACGAGTTAAGCGAGTTTGTAAAAGGAATAGCATCAATCCAAAATATAGAAAATACCATAACTCACGTAGTTCTAAATACTGCAAAAGAAGACTTTAGACTAGCATAA
- a CDS encoding tetratricopeptide repeat protein: MEIKELVLKGQASLNSGNFEESLGYFEQALLLNQDDPDLWNFKAVALRSLGRYEEALECFNKSLKLDPRDKHAS; this comes from the coding sequence GTGGAAATCAAGGAACTTGTTTTAAAAGGTCAGGCCTCTTTAAACTCTGGAAATTTTGAAGAGTCTTTGGGTTATTTTGAGCAAGCATTACTTTTGAATCAAGATGACCCTGACTTGTGGAATTTTAAGGCTGTAGCCTTACGCAGTTTAGGTCGTTACGAAGAAGCACTGGAATGCTTTAACAAATCCCTGAAACTTGATCCTAGAGATAAGCACGCATCATGA
- a CDS encoding transcription initiation factor IIB, with protein MVLQSVNADNCPRCAKNALLTDDVTGERFCGKCGYVISEKSQESGPEWRSFTQDEHGNKARAGAPTSLTMHDMGLSTIINPMNKDASGKPLTASMKSTIERLRTWDSRSQVHESVDRNLRQALSELNRLKDKLALSDAVIEKAAYIYRKAIEKKLVRGRSISAMIASALYAACRDTETPRTLNDVGEAANLKKKDIARCYRLLHRELDLKMPVVDPIQCVARIASRIGITEKTKRYAAKVLKISQEHEESAGKDPMGLAAAALYLACVKNGEDITQRDIAEAASVTEVTIRNRYKGLKLDQNMEL; from the coding sequence ATGGTTTTACAGTCTGTTAATGCTGATAATTGTCCCCGATGCGCAAAAAACGCATTACTTACTGATGATGTAACTGGTGAAAGATTTTGCGGAAAATGTGGCTATGTTATTTCTGAAAAATCTCAAGAATCAGGACCTGAATGGAGATCATTTACGCAAGATGAACATGGAAACAAAGCTCGAGCCGGTGCTCCGACTTCTCTTACTATGCACGATATGGGATTATCCACAATCATTAATCCTATGAATAAAGATGCGTCTGGCAAACCTCTAACGGCATCAATGAAAAGTACCATTGAGCGATTAAGAACATGGGATAGTAGAAGTCAAGTTCACGAGTCAGTTGACAGAAATCTTAGACAAGCATTAAGCGAACTAAACAGATTAAAAGATAAACTTGCACTCTCTGATGCTGTAATTGAAAAGGCAGCTTACATTTACCGAAAAGCAATTGAGAAAAAACTAGTACGTGGAAGATCAATATCTGCAATGATTGCATCTGCACTTTATGCTGCATGTAGAGACACCGAAACACCACGAACATTAAATGATGTTGGTGAAGCTGCAAATCTGAAGAAAAAAGATATTGCACGATGTTATCGATTATTGCATCGAGAACTAGATCTAAAGATGCCCGTAGTTGATCCAATCCAATGTGTTGCAAGAATTGCAAGTAGAATTGGAATTACTGAAAAAACAAAACGTTATGCTGCTAAAGTTCTAAAAATATCTCAAGAACATGAGGAATCTGCAGGAAAAGATCCGATGGGACTTGCTGCAGCTGCCCTGTATTTGGCATGTGTCAAAAACGGTGAAGACATCACTCAACGTGATATCGCAGAAGCTGCTAGTGTGACTGAAGTTACTATAAGAAATAGATACAAAGGTCTAAAATTAGATCAAAATATGGAACTATAA
- a CDS encoding tetratricopeptide repeat protein, with translation MSKELDKMMSQAYEYCEDGNFSEALKLYDLALKQDPKNINVIIDKGVTLQNLGRIKQAIKYYDKALSIDPKNINALVNKGASLHTIENYFDAISCYDSALKIDKKCAMALAYKGLSLGELGNLPDALKHFKKALSIDHDYDLANISKEMVQELLKSIKQQKAKTR, from the coding sequence ATGAGTAAAGAATTGGATAAAATGATGTCTCAAGCTTATGAGTATTGTGAGGATGGCAATTTTTCTGAAGCTCTAAAATTATATGATTTAGCATTAAAACAAGATCCAAAAAACATCAACGTCATAATTGACAAAGGTGTGACACTGCAAAATTTGGGTAGAATAAAACAGGCCATAAAATATTATGACAAGGCATTATCAATTGACCCAAAAAACATCAACGCCTTGGTAAACAAGGGAGCATCATTACATACAATTGAAAATTATTTTGATGCGATTAGCTGTTATGATTCTGCTCTTAAAATTGATAAAAAATGTGCTATGGCTTTAGCATACAAAGGACTGTCATTGGGAGAATTGGGAAATCTTCCTGACGCACTAAAGCATTTCAAGAAAGCACTTTCAATTGATCATGATTATGATCTTGCAAATATTAGCAAAGAAATGGTGCAAGAATTACTCAAATCAATCAAACAACAAAAAGCTAAAACACGGTAA